In the genome of Diabrotica undecimpunctata isolate CICGRU chromosome 2, icDiaUnde3, whole genome shotgun sequence, the window TGTAATTAGCTCCCTAATTTTTAACATAATAGGTAGGTATAACAATGTAAAAAAATCCTATTACAATATTGTTTTTAACGTGGTCTAGAATCTACATCAAAATTAAAAGAGGCTTCAGTCTTACGTTATGTTATTGAGAAAACTAAGTAAAAGATACATGTTCTAATTAAATAGAAATCTGTAATATAGCTTACACTATCAGATGGAGGCTTTTTAGCCTCTACAAGTTTGATTCGTTTTGTTGTGTAGGCCTCTCCGGCAGTTCGAAGCTTTTTTCGTTCACCTTGCCAGGAACCTTCACCTTTTTGCCTTTTATTTGGTTTCGTTGTATTCATCTTCAACTGTATAAAGTAAAATTGGTAACTTTATTTTAATTAGGAAACAATGGGATCCAGTACAATCCACACGTGGTTTTAACCGCCAAAACAAGACTGATTCATTCCAGATGTAAAAACATCGACTGAGTGAGTGCGCACACACATAGTCCACTATATCGGAACAACACCGTTTCACTTAGCGCGCGCGCATTCTTCAGCAATACTTTAAGCAGATATTCAAGACACTTATTACTTGGCTCATTAAACAGGCTAACGGCCTAGCTACATATCCCacaaaactggagaaaaaaatcGATTTCAAATTTCTGTCACTTAGCCCGTTATATATCACCACTCTTCAATTGTGTAtaagtaaaattttgaaatttaaacaaaaaaaattggagcATTACTGGATATTAATACGATGGCATTGAATTTTatgcttttaaaatattatatgaatTCTAAACCACTTTGAACTTACTTTAAACGGTATTGCCATATTGGTAATTTAATAGCTTGGACATAATTTAGTTTAATTTCAAACATCTGTTGACTGGCCAGTTATTTGTCGCAGTTCGTATGTATTTAAAGACAACcttttaattttctatttaaaaacatTTCTATCTCTCTCTGGTGAAGTCGATTCAGAGTAATGCATAAAATGTCAATGCATCTTTTCAGGCATACTAAATAGATACGTTTTGAATTCAACAGAAGTGGGCAAACTCGCAACAGCGATATTAATGGTATTGCTATTTTGTTTATTTCCCCTTTGGAATACCAGTCCTAATTAAAGCAAATATGTGAATCAGAATACGGTGTGTAAAGTAGAAATGTGACGATATAAAGTTTCTAAAATTAACTACTATTGATGAGATTCTATTTATAGAATACActataaaacattaataaaataaccAGCATTTGATTCAAATATGAAAAATTTCACCTGGCGACAAAAGATAAAAATCTTGTATGAACGAAGAACTAAGAACTGTATAATCACAGAAGATCGAATATATCTTTATTGCCGTATTTAACCTTTTACTACTGACGTGGATATTTAAGGACGTAGACTCTGACTTGAAGTATGGCATACCGTTGCCTATTCTCCTTTGTGTTAAATATGAATGTcttatatcactgtatttgtttttgAAATCAACTGCAGAACGATCCTTTACACTGATGTAGAATAAAAATAAGActccaaataaaataaactttaaaagaaaattatgaacGCATCCATAATATTCAGAAGAAATTGTGGACGTTATTACAAAATCCTTTATAAACTGAATTACAAAAAAACTTGTAAAGTAATGTTATAATGAACAAACTAATAATATGAATTTAACATAAATACTgacaacaaaatacaaaatactgACAATAATTAAGAATTACAATAAAATTTTGCGCACAACGTCCGCAAATTTTCTTTGTGTACTGTACGCACACTAGTTTTATACAAGAAAAGCACAAATAAAATGTTTTTCGCTTTAATGCACTTGAGCATAAGTAACACGTCTTAAGCCTTTGTTTAAGCCTTTGTTTAAAATCTGCTTCTTTTCggcgtttttgtcctagtattcgttcaatacAATATATTAATTATTTCAGGATTTTGTGATTTTCGAGTCTTCTTTGAAGATGTGATAAAACTAATTGTTTTGATAACTCCTTTGTATAGTGTGGCCTTCCGTAATTTCCTTTCGTACTGATTGGTGTACAACATGTGAATTAACAGCAGCTATATTAATGATGAGGTAAAAAATAGcaatgacacaggtaaaataaaaacagactggctaaaatcaacattcgtagcattaccaaaaaaatcgaattccttaCAATGcaatgattatcgaatattaagcttgatgtcttatgtccttaaaacttttctcagaattgtccatacacgaatttacaagaagtgcgagttccagatgagtgacactcaattcggatttcgaaacggattgggaacacgagaggttctttttgctttaaacgtgttaacgcaacgatgcagagacatgaatgtagatgtatatgcatgttttattgactatcgaaaagcatttgactgcgttaaccatcaaaagatgatcgaaattctgagaacaactggagttgacaaACAAGACTTgagaattatctcagaactatactggcaccaaacggcaacaattgaaatagagcacacaacatccgaagatatacaaatccgacaAGGAGTGAGagagggttgcgtcttatcaccgctactctttaatttgtattcggaatctatattcagagaggcattagacgaggtccaaggcggaattaagattaaaggaatcagcatagacaacatcagatatgctgatgataccatcTTAATatcaagcaacgcacaagaactacaaaatataataaatgcggtagttcaccacagcgaaatgttcggtttacatctaaacgtttccaaaactaaaactttagtattttaaaagacaccaataaacgtacaggtgtatgccaagggtcaaataatagaacaggtaaattccataaaatatttgggaacaaatatcaatagtcagtgtaatccaaaaaaaaaatcctatcaagaatcgaacaagcaaggaaaacattcatgagcatgaaaacattttttacaagatcagaccttagtctacagcttagaatccgaatgatcagatgttacgttttttctgtcttactgtatggctgtaaaagttggacaatggactctgaaatagaaaaaagaatagatgcctttgagatgtatatatacagacgaatgttgaagattccatgggtacaaagagttactaatgttgaggtacttcgtcgcatgtgtaaacaaaaagaatcactaacaataatcaaagagagaaaaatgcaatacttgggtcatgtgttgagcgGCGAAACATATgaattactttaagttatactggaaggaaaagtacggggcaaaagatcagtaggaagacgccagaactcgtggctgaaagacctgaggagatggttcgaccgctcatccgcagagatctttctcgcagcagtttccaaaactacaattgccatttggatcgccaaccttcgaaaggagacggcgcaatgagaagaagaaaaaatagtaactgATCATTAGCGACAACGACGTTTAACAGAATATTTGGCACATTTCGCATCTAAGGTATCGACACCTCCATTATAAGACTATATTGAGCTATATTTTCTGGTTTTCCAGTAATCTGATCCGTGCTTTTTATTTGGTGCATCAAAGAAACAAGTAAAACAGCCTTCGATTTTTTTTGGCACATGGGAAATTAGGGTTAAACTTTTCGTAAATCTATAATAAAGTCGAATTTACTTTCCTGTATTGGTGTGGCAGAAATTCCAGAGGGATCTTATGTTTATTTTTCCTAAGGTTTCCCGCATAcgttaacttctttacttctaaATGTTTTAGTCattctatagaactaaaccaTTTATCGGCTGTGATATTACGATTGGTTTCATCTATTAATAAGTTCAGGAAGTCGAAATATAGGCATTGTATAAGTAACTTTTGTGCATCAGTCAATTACATTTTGTACCTACGccttcccctaaagccgaccaaAATTTCATTAATACAAACACATGTACCTACGAAATACAGTTTTGACAATTTATTATGATTATATCGAATATGTTACGAATGGCTTCTATTGAATATATTTGTCGCCTTTTCTCTTCAACCAGAGGGTTACCAAAAcgtaaatattttagaaatattgcaaatctttcttttgacataacacatcTAAACATATCTTAACCAGTGCCATCTATAGTCAATATAGCGTTTATATCTTTGTCATTAGATTTAAAAGCTAATGTATATAAAAGCAATCCCTAAaaggcttttagttctattttatcaatttcatttagttctggACTGTTTAtcattttatatgtatgttattattatttattttattgtatgttatttattatttgtcgATTTAAGTATTTCTGGTATTAAATCATCGGCCATAAGGAACTTCAAAACAATTGTTTTAGAAGTTTGTTCAGAAGttttgtttcttaaatatttGAACCCAACAGCTGGTAATTTTGTAACATCATTGTGTAacggagttcttacattttttagGGTTCTGTAGTGGGCCACTTAAAATGATTTTTGCTGTACGAACATAACTTCTCAGtatcatttaaattatattagttTTCAGAACTACGAAGCAAACGAAAAAATAGAGAAACTGGAGAGggaaaaaaagaggaaaaatgtaGTAATACAAGGACTAAACATTGACACAAATGATCAAAAACTATTGCGAGAGGCCGTAGAGAACTTTCTAAAAAAAGAACTACAAGTGTCAGTAGATGTAAATGGAGCGAGAAAAATAGGAGAAAATACTACCTTAGTAGAACTTAACAGCGTGAAGAACAAAATTgaagtaatgaaaaataaaaataaactaaaaaacaaaacagacgAGCGAATCTACATAAATGATGATATGTCAAAGGAGGAAATAATTATCCAGAAAGAAATTAGAAGTAAGGCTACGGCAGAGagatataatggaaaaaatgtaaaaataggatTCCAGAAGCTAATCATAGATGGAGAAATATGTACATGGAATAACAGCCAACGACaattagtaaaagataaaaatgtaaaaccaaaaaactaacagcaaaattTAAACAGGATAAAATAACGAAGACGACTTGGCAAGATAAAGGTACAAGAGATGAACAAAATGTAGAGATCATTACTGGAAACAAAGTAATAAACGAATGCATATTAGTAgggacatggaatgtaagaggaacgtacgaggaaggaaaactaaaacacataatcgacgaatgcaaaaaatacaagttcgaaatagtagcactacaagaaacaaaacaattagggcaaaactcaatggaaataaacgactatttatttttcaacagcgggggagaaaatagaatgttaggcacaggctttgtggtaaataaaaagctgaaagatctaatcgttgacttcaaaccaatttcagagagaatatgtgtattaagaataagaggaaaataccaaaaaataacatttataaatatacatgcaccgactgaagacaaaagtatagaaataaaagaagacttttataatcaaatagatacagtattcgaaaatatccccaaatacgatgtaaaaatagtgctaggtgatagtaatgcaaaaataggaaaagaagaaatatatgtacccaccataggaaaatacagcttgcatgaaacaacgaacgaaaatggtcacttcctaattgatttcgcgaaagaaagaaatatgatcattatgagcacatacttccaacacaaaagaatacaccaaggaacgtggagatcaccggatgggaaaaccataaaccaaattgatcatgtgcttgtcgaaaaagatatgcaaaaatgtataaagaacataagaacatacagaggtccagatgcagattcagatcactttatagttggaatacaaatgaaacaacttattccagtgcttagaaaccagcggaagaaaaagtataaagcaactaaacctgtgagactactgacagaagaggaacaaaataaatatgaaagaatagtCAGTAGAGGATTAGATGGGGATATTGAACAAAAATGgatgcaaataaaagtatgtatgaccaaagcagctcaggccagtaatagaaatataaaacacgAATACAAAGAATGGTTCGACGACGAATGTAAAATGGAACTGGAtgaacgaaataaattaagaatgaaaatgatgcaagaaaaaacaacagagatagagagaaaatacaatgaacaaaggaaaagagccaaaagaataataagatctaagaaaatacaatgaagataaattaaaatgtatagaacagagctataaaaataaagaaattagaaacttatatcaaggggtgaaaaatgagaaaaaggggtaccaaggaaaacctgtacactacaaaaacaaaaatagaagaaatttagtaagtgacgaagaaatattgagcagatggaaagaatactttgaagaacttttaaatgaaattcccacaacagaatatgaagaggaagaagaagtgtatgaaaatgtcgatcaagaacgaatagaggaaagaccacctaacgaaaaagaaataaaagaaataatagagaaactaaagaataataagagcccaggaagagatgaagtaacagctgaaatgtttaaatatggaggaccagtactaattaagcatttggaaaagttgctaaaagacatatgggaacaagaaaaattaccgaaggaatggaccgaagcgacactgtgcccttttcacaaaaaaggcgacaaaagtttatgccacaattgcaggggaatagccctactaaatgttgcatataaaatacttgcagtatatataaaagacaagctatctcaaaatatagataatgacataggggaatatcaatgtggattcagaagagggcgcagcacagtggatcaaattttcctactgcgcgaaatacaagcagaaagctacgaatatgggaaagatacaatggccctattcatcgactttaaacaagcgttcgataggataaagcgcaaagaaatatacaaagcactacgtgaaatgggaattagtgaaaaactgataagaatggtaaaaatgacactccgaaaaacagagaatagggttaaaataaatggcgaagaaacagataagtttgaggttagtgagggggtgcgacaaggagacccactgtcatcgctgttgttcagtatcgtcctcgaagttaccatcagagaagctggaatcaacaggtcaggacttatatatcaaagaaaacaccaatgcttagcattcgctgacgacattgtactgatagccagaagtaagcaagaattaaaagaaataataaaaagattagaaatgaaagcgagaaagaaagggatgtacataaatgaagaaaagaccaaatatatggaatggacagaaagagattacctacaagaacaatatctgatagtaataacagatgaaaaaacatataaattcgaagaagtagaaatattccagtatttaggagcgacattcacgagaagaccaaatatgaaggaagaaatccaagcgagaattatggccggtaaccgttgtatttttgcactaaacaatttatttaagaagcaaaaacatatctagaagggctaagataagaatatataagacagtaataagacctattgtattatatgccagtgaaacatggacaatgaacaaatccgagcaagtcttgctgcaagtctgggaaagaaaagtcctcaggaaaatatttggaggtaaataatggaatggtatatggataaaaagaccaaatatggaattagaggagatgtatggagagccgaatatcgtagggatcataaagtcacaaagactgagatggttgggacacatccaaaggatggaaaacacgagactgccaaaaagaatgctaatgggaggaataggagggaaaaggaaaaaaggcagaccgaaaaccaggtggaagaaggatgttgaaaatgacatagaaaaacttaaaataccaaactggaaaaataaagcaacaaacagaaaagaatggaaaagaatagtaacccaagccatgggccttctaggcctggagagctaaattatatatatatatatatatatatatatatatatatatatatatatatatatatatatatatatatatatatatatatatatatatatatatatatatatatatatagtcttcAGAACCGTTTGATTGTCACTTACAATATCGTGTTGACTTTCAGTACCAACATCTTCGCTTGCATCATTAGTATCAGTAgcactaaaatattctaaatcactAGGTACTCCGTCAGTACATTGAGCTTAAACAGCCTTAAAACCATCATCTGAATGTATTGCGCCTTTGCGAGTAAATTTGGAACAACTGGATGAACTTGATGTCATGAAAATAGCGAATGAATACAGTGTACTGCTTTTAACTACAGAAACGTAAACCGCAAGAAAACTTTACGGCAATATAGCTCAAAGAATAAACACCATACTAAAACAGAGCAGTTAAGAGCAGGTACAATTACACACCACTTGAATGTACACAGATGGTGTTCTagaaatcttttataaaacaggtgttacaacaaaatatatt includes:
- the LOC140433724 gene encoding uncharacterized protein, translating into MKSDESHQNYEANEKIEKLEREKKRKNVVIQGLNIDTNDQKLLREAVENFLKKELQVSVDVNGARKIGENTTLVELNSVKNKIEVMKNKNKLKNKTDERIYINDDMSKEEIIIQKEIRSKATAERYNGKNVKIGFQKLIIDGEICTWNNSQRQLVKDKNVKPKN